Part of the Neisseria brasiliensis genome is shown below.
TTTGCCGCACACGATTACCCCAGCTTTGATAAATTTCTCGGCACCGAAAATGCCGAGCTGGTGTACGTTTTGCGGCATAAACACGGTCAGTTTATCTACGTTTGGGGCGAGCAGGGCGCAGGCAAAAGCCACTTGCTGCAAGCATGGATCGCCCAAGCCTTAGAAGCCGGTAAAAATGCCGTGTACATCGATGCCGCCGTTCACCCCTTAACCGAAAAAGCCTTTGATGCCGACTATTTGGCCATCGACCAAGTCGAGCGGCTGAATAATGAAGAACAAGCCCTGCTGTTTGCCATTTTCAACCGCTTTCGCAACAGCGGCAAAGGCTTTCTACTGCTTGGTTCCGAATACACCCCGCAACAATTGGTGATTCGTGAAGATTTACGTACCCGCATGGCTTATTGCTTGGTTTACGAAGTGAAACCCTTAACCGACCAAGAAAAAATCGATGCTCTCGCCAGCATGGCCGCCGCGCGACAAGTCACCATCGACACCGAAATCTTCGAATACCTCTTAAACCATTGGCGGCGCGACATGGACAGTCTCGTGCAAATGCTCGACACGCTCGACCATTACGCCGTGATGATGGGCAAACGCATCACCTTACCGCTTTTGCGCCAACTTTTAAAACAACAGGAAACAGAATGAAAAACCTCGCCATCTTCGACCTCGACAACACCTTAATCAACACCGATTCCGACCACACATGGCCGCAATACCTGATGAAAAAAGGCTTGGTCGATGTCGAATACACCGAAGCGCAAAACGAAAAATTCTACCAAGATTACCGCAACGGCTGCTTGAATATCGATGAATTTCTCAAATTCCATCTTGCTCCGTTGAAAGAATACAGCATGGAACAATTGGCTGAAATGCATCGCGAATTTATGACCGAATTCATCATCCCGAACATCACGCCGATGCAGCGTATGCTGGTGGACAGCCACAAAAATGCCGGCGACGAATTATTGGTGATTTCGTCCACCAACGAGTTCATCATTACCCCGATTTGTCACGCATTCGGCATTGAAAACGTCATCGGCACCCAGCTTGAAATCGGTTCAGACGGCCGCTATACCGGCAATTATCACGGCACACCGAGCCTGAAAGAAGGCAAAATTACCCGCTTGAACGAATGGCTGGCCGCGCGTGGCGAAACCTTAGACAGCTACGACAAAGTGTATTTCTACAGCGATTCCAAAAACGACTTACCATTGCTGCGCCATGTGAACGAGCCGGTGGCGGTGAATCCGGATGCCGAATTGCTGGCCGAAGCGCAAGAAAAAGGCTGGCCGGTGTTGAATTTTAAATAAAGGCCGTCTGAAATGCCCGCATTCAAGCCCGTTATCATTACCACCACAACCGCCACGCGTGAAGAAGCCGAGAAAATCGGCATGGCTTTGTTGCAAAACCAAATTGCCGCGTGCGTGCAGTATGAAGCCATCCGCAGCCATTATGTGTGGCAGGGAGAAGTGTGTTGCGATGAAGAAATCCGCGTGGTGATTAAATCTTCGCGTTGTCATTATAAAGCGGTGGAAAAGCTGATTTTGTCCAACCACAGCTACGATTGCCCACAAATTGTGATGCAGCCGGTATCGCGTGGTTTATCGGCATATTTGCGCTGGATGAAGACGCAAATGGGGTTATAATAGCGGTTTATTTTTCAGACGGCCTAAGTTAACGCTTGAGGCCGTTTGAAATGCTGTAAACCCAAATTGATTGAGAAAGAAAAAGAAACCCATGTTCCGTACCATGCTCGGCGGCAAGATTCACCGCGCCACCGTAACCGAAGCCGATTTAAACTATGTCGGCAGCATCACCGTTGACCAAGATTTGCTGGATGCCGCCGGTATTTGTGTTAACGAAAAAGTCGCCATCGTCAACAACAACAATGGCGAACGCCTTGAAACCTACACCATTCCCGGCGAACGCGGCAGCGGCGTGGTGTGCTTGAATGGCGCAGCGGCGCGTTTGGTGCAAAAGGGCGACATCGTGATTATTATGTCGTATGTGATGTTGTCTGAACCAGAAGTCGCCAACCATGAGCCAAAAGTGGTGCTGGTGGACGAGCGCAATAAAATCCGCGATGTGATTTCGTATGAGCCGCCGCATACGGTTTTGTAAGGTACACAGGCCGTCTGAACGGTTGATACTTTCAGACGGCCTTTTAATATTCAGTAGTTTTTAAATAGTGACGAGCGCCGTTATGTTCATACGGCCTAGAAAAGGATTCAGCCATGAATGTTCAAATCAATCAAATCCAAGTCGGCAACGATTTGCCGTTTACCCTGTTTGGCGGCATCAATGTGTTGGAAGACATGGATTCCACGCTCAAAGCCTGCGCGCATTACGTTAAAGTAACCGATAAATTGGGCATTCCGTATGTGTTTAAAGCATCTTTTGACAAGGCTAATCGCTCGTCGATTCATTCCTTCCGCGGCGTGGGTTTGGACGAAGGCTTGAAGATTTTTGAAGCGGTGAAGCGTGAATTTAATGTGCCTGTGATTACCGATGTGCATGAGCCTTACCAATGCGCGCCTGTAGCGGAAGTGTGCGATGTGATCCAATTGCCGGCATTTTTAGCGCGCCAAACCGATTTGGTGGTGGCGATGGCGAAAACCGGCAATGTCATCAACATCAAAAAACCGCAATTCTTAAGCCCGTCGCAGATGAAAAACATCATCGAAAAATTCAAAGAAGCCGGCAACGACCAATTGATTTTGTGCGAACGCGGCAGCAATTTCGGCTACGATAATCTGGTGGTCGATATGCTTGGTTTCGGCGTGATGAAGAAAACCTGCGAGCAAACGCCGATTATTTTCGACGTGACCCATTCGCTGCAAACGCGTGATTCCGGTGCCGCCGCTTCCGGTGGCCGCCGCTCACAAGTGGTCGATTTGGCTCTGGCCGGTATGGCGACCCGATTGGCCGGTTTGTTTTTGGAAGCGCATGAAAATCCCGACCAAGCCCGTTGCGACGGCCCGAGTGCATTACCGTTGGCACAATTGGAAGATTTCTTGCTGCGCGTGAAAGCGGTTGATGAAACGGTGAAATCATTCCTGCCGTTGGTAATTGATTAAGATTTTTGGTGATTGAGCGAAAGGCCGTCTGAAAAATTGTGTTTCAGACGGCCTTTTGATTTAAAGTGAAGGCTGGCTAATCATCACATCTGTTTCACCGCCCATACCGATATGCTGCCGCCGCGTACAGGGAACACTGCCCAGCCCTTTTCATCAATTTGAATTTCGGCATCGTGATGACCAAGATAATCGACAAAGGTTTTACTGGCGTTGAGAATACCGACGTGCATTCTTTTTTCTGCTTCGGCACTGTTGCTGATGATGGCGGCTAAGCCGTCGGGATGTTCTTCATTACCTAAGCGCGTCCAGCCGATGCAGTTGGGGTCGTCTAAATAATCGATTTGTTCGCCGTAGGCATGATGTCCGCGTAAATAAAGCAATTTGTCGATAACTTCGCGGAAAGAGGCTTGGCCGAATTCGCCATCAATGCCGTAATAATCGCCGTAAAACACGCAGGGCAGACCACGCTCACGCAGCAAGATAATGCCGTAAGCCATGGGTTTGAACCAATCATCCACGGTGGATTGCAGCGATTGGCCGCGCTGGGTGTCGTGGTTATCGACAAAGGTGACAGTTAAAGTCGGGATATACTCGACCAAGCTGCCTTGAAAAATCTGCGTTAAATCATAGCCTTCACCGGCTTGGGCGGCATTAAAGAAATTCATGTGTAAGCCCACGTCGACCAAATCGAAGGTAAAGTCGGTGCTGGTTAAATAATTGTCTTTGGTGTCGAAATCGCCGTGCCAATATTCGCCAAACACGTAAAATTCATCGCCGTAAAGTTCTTTGGCGTATTGAATCAGCTCGCGCATGAAATTTTGATCGATGTGTTTGATGGCGTCTAAACGCAAGCCGGTCACGCCGGTGGTGTCGACAAACCATTTTAGCCAGTCGCGCACGTGGGCGGTCACATCGGGATGTTTGTAATCGATGTCGGTAAACATCAAATAGTCGTAATTGCCATACTCGGAATCGACCGATTCGTTATCCGCCCAGCCTTTGTTTTCACCTAAAATCATGAAAACGCCGGTTTCTTTATTCTTGGCATCGTAATCGGTGCCGCTGAAATGGTGCCAGTGCCATTGGAAATCGCTGTATTGATTGTTGCGGCCGGGAAAGGTGAAATGCGTCCAGCCTTCGATTTCGTAAGGTTCGGAAATCGGTTGTTGGCGGTCATCGGGGTTCATTTTCAATACGCTGAACGCTTCTTTTTATCACCTCCGGCTTTGTGGTTTAACACGACATCGGCAATTGGGTGGATGCTTTTCTCTTTTAATGTAGCGATGGCGTGAAGATATTCGTCTTTGGTGCCGTATTTGGTGCGGATGGCGCCTTTCTGGTCGAATTCGCCTAAGTCGTATAAATCATAAATGCCGTAGCCGACATCATTGGTGCCGGTGGCTTTGCAGGCAGGTGGCAGCCAGACTTTACTGATGCCGATATCGGCCAGATGTTGGCCGTCGTCGGCTAAGCGTTGCCAGTGTTTGCCGTCATCGGGCAAATACCACTCGAAATATTGCATGATGGTTTGATTTTTCATGGGCGACCTCTGATTGAAAGTTTGTTTCGTTGTTATTTTGTTTTGAACAGTTTGAATGTGGCACCAATTTTGGTAAAGCGCCAAACTTATTTTTGAATAGTTCGTTAAATTTAATCATTAGGCATGTTGGGCATCGGTATTCATCACTAATGCTTTGATTTTTTTATCATCAGTAAAAGATTAAGTGATGCAAAAGGCCGTCTGAAAACGTGTGTTTCAGACGGCCTATTTAGATGGTAATAAAAGATTTAAGGAGCAGCAGAGACTGCCGATGCCGCTTCATTTTCAAATGCTTCATCGGGTAGCATATCACTCTCGTCAAATGCCGCTTCCGGTTCGGTTTCCAATACTTTGCCGTTGAGCTTCAATTCGCTGTTTTGCAGATTGAGATGCGTTTTGACATGGTTATCCTGCAAGGTCAGGTATTGGTCGCGTGCCATGCTTTGGATGGTGCTGTCGACCATTAAGCGCAAGGTTTCGTTGATATCTTCAATGGTGGCGCGGCCGGCGGCTTCGTCTTCAGGATTCACGCTGAAAATGCTGTGTGCTTGGTTGATGGCCATTTGCTCCAGCAATTTTTGCGGCACTTGCAGGTTGAAATCGGCTTCGGTTTTCTTCAGCATATCGGCCAGATTATCCAAATCTTTTTGTGCCAAACCTTTAAAGGCCAATGTGCCGGAAGCATCGACATTGCCTTGCGGCATGGTGAATTTAAACGTCTTCACGTTTAACACCGGATTTTGGGTAAACAAGCCTGATGCATCGGTCTTGGCTGTCTGAATCAATTCGTTTTGAATTTGCTCTTCGCTCATTTCCTTATCGGAAATCTGCGCCAGTTTAGATTTGAGCGCCAGCAAACCTTGCGCATCCAAATGCTCGGCAGCAACATTAATATCGAGCGGGCCGTAGCGGTCTTTGCCGTAGGTGAGTGTATCGAATTGGAAACGGCCTTCGCTGTTGATGAATTTGTCCACTTCATTGGTTTGGGTTTCAAATTTCAGCTTAGCCACTTCAATGGTGGAAGGGGCAATTGTGCCGGTCGGGTTGATAAACGCGCCGATTTGCAGATTGGTCACCAGATTCACCAATTCGTTTAATTTGACATTGTAATCAATGCCTTCTTTCCATTGCAGCAGGAATTTATCCAGTGTGATGCTGCTTTTGCCTAAGGAAAGTTTGTTGAGGCCGTCTGAAGTTTCCGATTTGAAATGTAGGTTTTCTAGGGAAATATCGCCTTTGTCGGCCAATTTCACTTGCAATGAAGGCGCAGCATAATCGTGCGCATAGCCGACAAAGTCGTTTTCATAATCGGTTTGACCGCTCAAGCCTTGCCAAATCA
Proteins encoded:
- the hda gene encoding DnaA regulatory inactivator Hda, whose protein sequence is MNQLIFDFAAHDYPSFDKFLGTENAELVYVLRHKHGQFIYVWGEQGAGKSHLLQAWIAQALEAGKNAVYIDAAVHPLTEKAFDADYLAIDQVERLNNEEQALLFAIFNRFRNSGKGFLLLGSEYTPQQLVIREDLRTRMAYCLVYEVKPLTDQEKIDALASMAAARQVTIDTEIFEYLLNHWRRDMDSLVQMLDTLDHYAVMMGKRITLPLLRQLLKQQETE
- a CDS encoding histidinol-phosphatase encodes the protein MKNLAIFDLDNTLINTDSDHTWPQYLMKKGLVDVEYTEAQNEKFYQDYRNGCLNIDEFLKFHLAPLKEYSMEQLAEMHREFMTEFIIPNITPMQRMLVDSHKNAGDELLVISSTNEFIITPICHAFGIENVIGTQLEIGSDGRYTGNYHGTPSLKEGKITRLNEWLAARGETLDSYDKVYFYSDSKNDLPLLRHVNEPVAVNPDAELLAEAQEKGWPVLNFK
- the cutA gene encoding divalent-cation tolerance protein CutA, whose amino-acid sequence is MPAFKPVIITTTTATREEAEKIGMALLQNQIAACVQYEAIRSHYVWQGEVCCDEEIRVVIKSSRCHYKAVEKLILSNHSYDCPQIVMQPVSRGLSAYLRWMKTQMGL
- the panD gene encoding aspartate 1-decarboxylase, translating into MFRTMLGGKIHRATVTEADLNYVGSITVDQDLLDAAGICVNEKVAIVNNNNGERLETYTIPGERGSGVVCLNGAAARLVQKGDIVIIMSYVMLSEPEVANHEPKVVLVDERNKIRDVISYEPPHTVL
- the kdsA gene encoding 3-deoxy-8-phosphooctulonate synthase; the protein is MNVQINQIQVGNDLPFTLFGGINVLEDMDSTLKACAHYVKVTDKLGIPYVFKASFDKANRSSIHSFRGVGLDEGLKIFEAVKREFNVPVITDVHEPYQCAPVAEVCDVIQLPAFLARQTDLVVAMAKTGNVINIKKPQFLSPSQMKNIIEKFKEAGNDQLILCERGSNFGYDNLVVDMLGFGVMKKTCEQTPIIFDVTHSLQTRDSGAAASGGRRSQVVDLALAGMATRLAGLFLEAHENPDQARCDGPSALPLAQLEDFLLRVKAVDETVKSFLPLVID
- a CDS encoding alpha-amylase translates to MNPDDRQQPISEPYEIEGWTHFTFPGRNNQYSDFQWHWHHFSGTDYDAKNKETGVFMILGENKGWADNESVDSEYGNYDYLMFTDIDYKHPDVTAHVRDWLKWFVDTTGVTGLRLDAIKHIDQNFMRELIQYAKELYGDEFYVFGEYWHGDFDTKDNYLTSTDFTFDLVDVGLHMNFFNAAQAGEGYDLTQIFQGSLVEYIPTLTVTFVDNHDTQRGQSLQSTVDDWFKPMAYGIILLRERGLPCVFYGDYYGIDGEFGQASFREVIDKLLYLRGHHAYGEQIDYLDDPNCIGWTRLGNEEHPDGLAAIISNSAEAEKRMHVGILNASKTFVDYLGHHDAEIQIDEKGWAVFPVRGGSISVWAVKQM
- a CDS encoding alpha-amylase family glycosyl hydrolase; this encodes MKNQTIMQYFEWYLPDDGKHWQRLADDGQHLADIGISKVWLPPACKATGTNDVGYGIYDLYDLGEFDQKGAIRTKYGTKDEYLHAIATLKEKSIHPIADVVLNHKAGGDKKKRSAY
- a CDS encoding YdgA family protein, producing MKKFLIPTAAVIIAAALGTPYYLGIQAEKSLTSQQKLLQESGFLTVESHDYDRGWFTSTETTIIRLKPTLLQNTQKYLPDNLKTVLKEPITVVNHVTHGPFAGGFGTRAKVDTEFQYHPEAAKVLARFFGDKTPVSMTNTVYFNGNGVMKLSIPEFDYEELSGIKLIWQGLSGQTDYENDFVGYAHDYAAPSLQVKLADKGDISLENLHFKSETSDGLNKLSLGKSSITLDKFLLQWKEGIDYNVKLNELVNLVTNLQIGAFINPTGTIAPSTIEVAKLKFETQTNEVDKFINSEGRFQFDTLTYGKDRYGPLDINVAAEHLDAQGLLALKSKLAQISDKEMSEEQIQNELIQTAKTDASGLFTQNPVLNVKTFKFTMPQGNVDASGTLAFKGLAQKDLDNLADMLKKTEADFNLQVPQKLLEQMAINQAHSIFSVNPEDEAAGRATIEDINETLRLMVDSTIQSMARDQYLTLQDNHVKTHLNLQNSELKLNGKVLETEPEAAFDESDMLPDEAFENEAASAVSAAP